The following are encoded in a window of Bacteroidia bacterium genomic DNA:
- a CDS encoding N-acetyltransferase, with translation MKFNNRNVYISPKAVIGQNVKIGDNTSIYDNVIIEDNVTVCNDCIIGEPLGSYYDNLNGYNNSQTTIGENSLIRSHTIIYAGVFLGNSFSCGHRVTIRENTVFGNNCRVGTLSDIQGYSKFGNYCWLHSNVHIGQKSTIGNFVFIYPYVIFTNDPTPPSNICIGPTVDDYSQIAVGSILLPGVKVGKNCLIGAGTVVGKDVDDFQLMLGNPGKVIKDVREIKSREKNASHYPWTYHFERGMPWEGVGYDKWIDSQ, from the coding sequence ATGAAATTTAACAATCGAAATGTGTACATTAGTCCAAAGGCGGTGATTGGGCAGAACGTGAAAATAGGGGATAACACGTCTATATATGATAACGTGATTATCGAAGATAATGTAACAGTTTGCAATGACTGTATCATTGGAGAGCCTTTAGGAAGTTATTATGATAACCTTAATGGTTATAACAATTCTCAAACAACTATAGGAGAGAATTCACTTATAAGAAGTCATACTATTATCTATGCAGGCGTATTCTTAGGAAATTCTTTTTCTTGTGGACATAGGGTAACAATCAGAGAAAACACAGTTTTTGGAAACAATTGTCGTGTTGGCACTTTGTCAGATATTCAAGGATATAGTAAATTTGGAAACTATTGTTGGCTGCATTCAAATGTTCATATTGGTCAAAAATCGACAATTGGTAATTTTGTATTTATTTATCCTTATGTCATTTTTACAAATGACCCGACACCTCCATCTAATATATGTATTGGACCAACTGTTGATGATTACTCACAAATAGCTGTAGGCTCGATTTTACTGCCTGGAGTGAAAGTTGGTAAAAACTGCTTAATCGGTGCGGGAACTGTTGTTGGTAAGGATGTTGATGATTTTCAATTAATGCTTGGTAATCCAGGGAAGGTTATAAAAGATGTGAGAGAGATTAAATCAAGAGAAAAGAATGCTTCTCATTACCCATGGACTTATCATTTTGAAAGAGGAATGCCTTGGGAAGGAGTTGGCTACGATAAATGGATAGACAGTCAATGA